Proteins encoded together in one Coffea arabica cultivar ET-39 unplaced genomic scaffold, Coffea Arabica ET-39 HiFi ptg000032l, whole genome shotgun sequence window:
- the LOC140032740 gene encoding dihydroorotate dehydrogenase (quinone), mitochondrial-like isoform X1 — MATRVVLRLIKEAVSSNGRSKPNFDFAKRSRFCTSTPPSPPPPPPARKIPYSSKKGRLFTGATIALLIGGGAYASTVDEVTFCGWLFSATKLVNPFFAFLDPEVAHRLAVSAAARGWVPREKRPDPSILGQEVWGKRFSNPIGLSAGFDKNAEAVEGLLGLGFGFVEVGSVTPVPQEGNPKPRIFRLPKEGAIINRCGFNSEGIVAVAKRLGAQHGKRKLETSSTSSSTEDDVNHGGKAGPGILGVNLGKNKTSEDAAADYVQGVHTLSQYADYLVCCHTLFFLPISGLHILHRCLPVLSVGLSFPWIIHHG; from the exons ATGGCAACGAGGGTTGTTCTCAGATTGATCAAAGAAGCTGTTTCCAGCAATGGTAGAAGCAAGCCAAACTTTGATTTTGCTAAGCGAAGTCGTTTCTGCACCTCCACTCCTCCTtcacctccaccaccaccgccGGCTCGTAAAATCCCTTATTCTTCCAAAAAA GGGAGATTATTTACTGGAGCTACTATTGCTCTACTTATTGGTGGAGGTGCCTATGCGAGTACAGTGGACGAAGTTACTTTCTG TGGCTGGCTTTTCTCTGCAACAAAACTAGTAAATCCATTTTTTGCCTTCCTGGACCCAGAGGTTGCCCACAGACTAGCTGTCTCGGCCGCGGCTCGTGGATGGGTTCCAAGGGAGAAAAGGCCAGATCCATCCATATTGGGCCAAGAAGTGTGGGGGAAGCGATTCTCCAATCCTATTGGTCTCTCTGCTGGTTTTGACAAGAATGCTGAGGCTGTTGAAGGTTTACTTGGACTTGGTTTTGGTTTTGTGGAGGTTGGCTCCGTAACTCCTGTTCCCCAGGAAGGCAATCCTAAGCCTCGTATATTCAGATTACCTAAGGAAGG TGCAATTATTAATAGGTGTGGCTTTAATAGTGAGGGAATTGTTGCTGTTGCGAAGAGATTGGGAGCCCAGCATGGGAAGAGGAAATTGGAAACATCAAGCACTTCATCTTCTACTGAAGATGATGTAAACCATGGAGGCAAAGCTGGTCCTGGAATTCTTGGGGTCAACCTTGGAAAAAATAAGACCAGCGAAGATGCTGCGGCAGATTACGTTCAAGGTGTCCATACATTGTCCCAGTATGCTGATTACTTGGTATGTTGCCATACCCTTTTTTTTCTCCCGATATCTGGTCTGCATATTTTGCACAGATGTCTCCCAGTTCTGTCTGTAGGACTGTCATTTCCTTGGATAATTCATCATGGTTGA
- the LOC140032740 gene encoding dihydroorotate dehydrogenase (quinone), mitochondrial-like isoform X2, which translates to MVEASQTLILLSEVVSAPPLLLHLHHHRRLVKSLILPKNGWLFSATKLVNPFFAFLDPEVAHRLAVSAAARGWVPREKRPDPSILGQEVWGKRFSNPIGLSAGFDKNAEAVEGLLGLGFGFVEVGSVTPVPQEGNPKPRIFRLPKEGAIINRCGFNSEGIVAVAKRLGAQHGKRKLETSSTSSSTEDDVNHGGKAGPGILGVNLGKNKTSEDAAADYVQGVHTLSQYADYLVCCHTLFFLPISGLHILHRCLPVLSVGLSFPWIIHHG; encoded by the exons ATGGTAGAAGCAAGCCAAACTTTGATTTTGCTAAGCGAAGTCGTTTCTGCACCTCCACTCCTCCTtcacctccaccaccaccgccGGCTCGTAAAATCCCTTATTCTTCCAAAAAA TGGCTGGCTTTTCTCTGCAACAAAACTAGTAAATCCATTTTTTGCCTTCCTGGACCCAGAGGTTGCCCACAGACTAGCTGTCTCGGCCGCGGCTCGTGGATGGGTTCCAAGGGAGAAAAGGCCAGATCCATCCATATTGGGCCAAGAAGTGTGGGGGAAGCGATTCTCCAATCCTATTGGTCTCTCTGCTGGTTTTGACAAGAATGCTGAGGCTGTTGAAGGTTTACTTGGACTTGGTTTTGGTTTTGTGGAGGTTGGCTCCGTAACTCCTGTTCCCCAGGAAGGCAATCCTAAGCCTCGTATATTCAGATTACCTAAGGAAGG TGCAATTATTAATAGGTGTGGCTTTAATAGTGAGGGAATTGTTGCTGTTGCGAAGAGATTGGGAGCCCAGCATGGGAAGAGGAAATTGGAAACATCAAGCACTTCATCTTCTACTGAAGATGATGTAAACCATGGAGGCAAAGCTGGTCCTGGAATTCTTGGGGTCAACCTTGGAAAAAATAAGACCAGCGAAGATGCTGCGGCAGATTACGTTCAAGGTGTCCATACATTGTCCCAGTATGCTGATTACTTGGTATGTTGCCATACCCTTTTTTTTCTCCCGATATCTGGTCTGCATATTTTGCACAGATGTCTCCCAGTTCTGTCTGTAGGACTGTCATTTCCTTGGATAATTCATCATGGTTGA